The sequence below is a genomic window from Silene latifolia isolate original U9 population chromosome 7, ASM4854445v1, whole genome shotgun sequence.
TTTTGGGCAAAAAAAAGATTTATATGAGTCGATAATAGTTATGTCTATAGTATAGATTTTTCGGAGAAGATGATGTAAACACGAGTGATGTAGCAGTCAGAAAATGTTTTTTACCTAATAAGTATTGATGTACTATTTTTTCTGTAATTTTTTTATTGGTGTTGTTAATAGTTAAGCATGTGTAACGTATTCGagtttattttttataaaatataatataatataatattaaaatgcattttttttttaaattagaggtAAGCGTTATATATATTATGTTAAAATATTAGTAGTTTTAAAAATTCtgtttaaatattttttttctttatttcaaCGACAAAAAAAAAGTCAGGGTTAATCGATATGATATACAAGAATGTTATTGTGATTGGGAAATATTAATTCTTTTTATGGTGTTGTATTCGTGCGTTAATTGTGTTTAACCAACTTATGTTTTCTCTTTTATGTTTTTATATCTCTACGGTTGAGAGATTTTTAACAAAATGTGTTACTTTAATAATTTTTTACAAGAAACAATATTTCATTTCATACATGTTAATACAACATGTAGGTAATAGAGCAAGTGGATTGATAGTAGTGTTCTTTAGTGGTTACATATAACCCTAAGATCTGAGGAAAAAAAATCTGTCAACTGTTACGGAATTACGACTCGGATCAAATATATACTATTATGACTCATTCGTCAAATCTGTAAAACGAAAACACTGTTGAAGCGTATTTTGCATATTAGATACCCTTCATTCAAAAAATATTAAGTACAGTTGGTAAAATCTGTTGAAAAAACAAAAAAGTGAAGGAAAAGAAATAACATCTTATTTAAAAGGTTATTTATTTACATAGTTATTttttgaacatgacaaaaaaaggGAAATTATTTATAACATAgtggatttaaaaaaaaaaaaaacacgtttttttattttacaaaccgAAAGGAAACAGTCTGCCGTTGAGAAAAAGAAACCATAAAATGTTTACAACTAATTTTTTTGAACTATACATTTGCTTCCGTAATTTGTTGGGGACTGAAACGCACATGCCCGAATGTACCGGATGTCTTGTATGAAACCATCTTTATAACGAAGTCTTGGTCCTTTGTTCTAGTAAGAGTTTCATCAATTACTGAACGTCGATCCTAAAATGATAAGATAATAGTAGAATAATGTTAGACtaaaaaaaaatagtaatttattttcatattttaggTAAATGAAGAAATAAGAAAAGGCAAAAAATCTCTGTCGATAAAGGTGCAAGTTGGTCGACAGTTCTCTTTAGAATAACTTCAGCTAACGAATCATACAAAGTTATGCGGGTGTCGCCTGTGTCGTCGTTGAAAATGATTCGTAGAGCACATCTATTATAAATCAAGATAAAAATTGTTAGATTTCCTATATAAATGTAGAGTATCATTGTAATTAAGTTATTTACTGAGTTTTCACTTACGTCGACTTATAAATGCCTTCGTGTGGTGTCCACCAAGCTTCACATCTGAAGTGCTCACCGCTTTCGACTGTAGTAGAAGTTCTACACGTATTGCAGGAGTTGTATATAAAATTATCGGGATTTGTGATAGATGTTATCTTTCCTTTCACCAGTATAGTTTTGTTTGCCTACAAATTTattgttaaaaaaaattaaacatatgGTAAAGACAAAATGTGACAAATTATATAGTTGAATATATTTACGTAAAGGATTAATTCTTGATTTGCAAGGGAGCTAATAGGCACAAGTGTTTCTAAGCTTTCTTCTGACGCACTCGGCTGTGTTGAACTTTCTCCGAAAACGTTTGCTTGAAAATTACGACGAAAATGTTGAATCTCTTCTATGTTGTTTGTTGCCCTATATTTACGGTacatttttgttattttaaatccGAACTACAAatgtatttaaaaaaaaaactaccagATGCGTAAGTCCTCTGCGGCTGCGTCAGTGCTGTTTAATCTCAGAGCAGAAAATTTAGTCGTACCCCAAGATCCACCTGCGTATATAAAAGGTTATCATATGTTTCTCTAAAATCTATTTTACTACATATTATGTATATATACCTCTATATCTGGAAGCCTTAACACAAGTAATATGAATAACGGGTAGTGATTCTATTGTGCGTGCAACTTTTTCAACAGGCTCAAGAGCAAGGTTACGCCACGCAGTTACCACGACTGGTCTCATGCTGCATAAACagtttatttaaatatatatttatctataaattacattttaaaaaaaggcaaaaaatacagttttttgaaattttttcttaCACTTGATCAACGATTATAATATTTCTTGCTTCCTATTCGTTGCCGGTTAATGTACTTGAAGCTTGTCTCAGGGGTTGAACATAAATTGCAATACCTAATAAATCTGAACAAAGGAAATAAATAATTGATAAACGAATTGCTTATAAAATGgaaaaggtatttaattaaggtAAGTGTAGAAATATATACCAATTTTGTCATTGCGTTCGAGATTTTCATTTGCAGAATTCACTGGTACCCAATACGTTCTTCTAGTTTCCGTAGGACCTAGGTCAATTATATGCAAACCTCCTCTTAATTGAATTTGGTAATTTTGATTGCCGAATTTAAATTGTTCAGGAATCATTTTGACAAAAGGATTTTTAATTTCATATTGGTGGCCTTCGTGTAAAATATCTTTAAAGTCACCAATATCTTCCTGAAATATTACATCGGGCATTTCTGTTCCCTGTTTCATAATTATAGATAAAAAATAagtatttataaatattttttttcgtAAATGTACTTTTTTAGTATTGTGATACCTCTCTATCGGTAAACAGTAAATTTTGAAGTGTCTCATCTCCACGATATGATTTCCTTGATCCAAGTAGAGCCTCAAGTTTTACAACAACAGTAAAGTTCTTCGTACGATCTGTTACTGAGCCAAGAGGTATTCTTGGGGGACTCATTGTATTATGCAAAGTATGACTATTAAAGTAACACATGAATTATATCTTACAATTTTTTACAGAAAAAAATATAGCAAGCAGTTAATGAGAACATAAACATTACTCCATTCCTTATTTTTTTGGACATATGATTGGGTGAGGAAGTATTGTAAAAATGACAATAGATTAATTAGGACAATTATTTTAGATTTTGATAACTGTTATCGTATGTCTATTGGGCACATTTAATAAAAATCctaatatataaatattttagATATATGTTTTTACTTTTTAGCACCAAATTTTTTTGTAGACTTAATAATACGATAAGTTTCATTTATGTATGTAGAAGTGATGTTAATTTGTACTTTTGAAATTAAAAATAACTTGGTGATAACAATAAGATTTTTCTAATATTTATTTAGAATAGCGTGTATTGAAATAATAATTTACGTAACAATGGATAAATGTTAAAAAATAAAGTATTAaccaataatatatatatatatatatatatatatatatattaatattatattacaAACAACAAATAATAATGTTGACATACGTATTTAGCCTAATCTTGCATTATTTAGTACTTCATAACATACAATATTCCTAGAACGTCTCCAACTATCAGTTAAAGCACAATGCGGCAGGACGACAACCGTGATGTCTGAGCTTTGTGTTGCTCTGGAAAGTGCTACATATAGTTGACCGTGCGAGAAAACAAGACGAGGTAGATATATGCCTACTCTATTAAGTGTATGTCCCTGCGATTTATTAATAGTCATCGCAAAACTTAATTTAATAGGAAATTGTTTTCTTATGAAGTGAAAAGGAAACTTATCGGTAGGAGATGGTTGCAGTGGAATTCTCGCTATGAAAACTCTTTGTCCCTTGTGATGTTCCACAACAATTTCAGCATCTATAACATTTCTAGCAAAGGCTCTGCAAATAAGTTGTGTGCCATTATAAAGGCCAGAAGTAGGATCTAAGTTTCTCAACAAAATAACAGGACAGTTTCTTTTAAGGACCAATTCATGTGGTGGAAGACCGCTAGGCTGTAGTGTATTAAGAAATTTTGTCGGATACTGTTCCATTGCAACATCTGCAGCCTCATCGAAGCTTTTGTAGGTAAATGCTTCGCCCTGTTGTCGAGAAACTAATATGGAATTTATTGCTCGTGTATCATCATTTTTTGAGTCAGTATTGCTCTTCCAGTAATCAACGATGGATTTGCAGTAATAAGATGTATATCAGGATAAACTGCAGCAATAAGTCGATCAATTAGCACATTTTCTTCTGTTTCAGATATAACAATCGGTCTTGGTAATTTGATATCTTTTCCATTTTCGTAAGGAGGAGAACCATCACCGACGCGTAGAACGAAGTCGCTAAAAGCAGGATCACGCATAGCTCGCATATTTACAGTTATGTAATTTTTCAAGTTTTGGCCACAATGAAGACATAACAAAACTTGAATTCAGCGCCTCATGTAATGTACTTTTAGGTATAATAGGTAAAACTTGGCGGAAATCTCCTCCAAATACCACTATTTTACCACCAAACAACAGGTTGTTTGAACAAACGTCACGCAGCGTGCTTTCAAAGTATTCAATTGATTGTCGTTTGGCCATGGGGGCTTCATCCTAAATGATTAACTTACATGCACGGATGAGTTCTGCCAAAGAACTTTGTTTAGAGATTTGAGAACGCTGGTTTTGTTCTATATCAAGAGGAATCTTGAATCGATAGTTTGCAGTTCTACCACCTGCGAGATTAGCAGCTGCAATACCAGAACTCGCAACAGCAGCACAAATAATTCCTTTAATTCTGAGATTTGCAAGGAGTGTTGCGTACAAAAAAGTTTTTTCCTGTGCCTCCTGGTCCATCTAAGAAAAAACAACCTCTTGCATTTTCTGTAACGCGTCTATAAATTATTTCATAAGCATACCGTTGTTCATCGTTTAACATGTTTACAACTTGTATGTCTTCAGAACTTACTGGAATATTAAGCTCTTCCTCAATTTCTTTCGTTTTTAAATGGCATAAATAAATGTTATCGAGTTTGAgattgccaaaatcaaaggtaTTGAAACTATTACCCATTGATTCAAGTATGCAACAAATATTTGCAAGAGTAAGCTGTAATACCttatgttgttgagtaggaaaattGTATGCGTAGTCCTCTAATAGCGAATCATAGTATTTATCCCACATCAATCTAGGATTTTTGGGCTTACAGTAAATGAGCAAAGTTGTAAACAATCTGCGAAACGCTGATGGCATCTGATATCTAACAGCCTCCTCTAAGCAATGTTCAATAGAGTTGTCTGCTTCAAGCAAACCACGCTTATACGCAGATTCTCTAAAAGAACCACAAAGGACACCATTTACTGAACGGAGATCTTCAAAAGACTTGGGCCCACGAATGTTTGAGAGTAGAAGACGTAAGTAATTTCGTTCTCCTTCAGAAGGATTTGCATAAACCAAGCGGCCTAGGGCAAATCCTTTTTCTCGGCGACTCCAAAATTTGTCCTTCCTTCGATTATGCCAAACATAAAATTCTGGAAGCTGATTATATAACAACGTCTGAGAAAAAATATCATTTTGGTTTTGCTAAAAAAAAAAGGCTGTTAACATTGTTCTTTTACGAGCGTCGTCGTTCAAAACGTTCCCAAGGTTTTCTCAAGGATGAAAACTCACAGTTTGCATGTTTGGTAAGTATACTTGTAAAGGAACAACGTTCGGATGTATCTCATTCATGTGGAATCCAAAAATCCTCCTTGCTGCTTCTGGTGGTGATATCCATCGAGCAGACTAGTAGGCTGTGATCTCATCAAACGATAACTGTTCTCTAGGATCAGTTACAGCAAATGATACGCGATCGTGTCCCTTGTATACGTACTTGTACATATACTTTACTGCTTTAAATGTTGAACATATCTCCACGTTTAGATGGCAGTCGTACTTCGCTAACAAATACGGATTGTAAGGAACAACCCATCGATTGTTAAGTTGGGATCCACGAACAGTTACACAAACACTGTACGCCGTCATCGATACATGGGATATGAATTGCGACCGCAGAACTCAAGAGGATAATGGTTTTTACAATGACCATTTTTCATGCACGAATTTGTAGGGTTGTCTTCGCCACATGGACCATGCATCATTTGACGAACGACCGCATAAAAAAGGTGAGGATTTTCAACAGCATCAGGCAGTTCGGCGGAAACGAATTCATCATATTGATCAGGTGTACGTATTTTACTATCAGAATCTAAAATGATTAGGAAATGTGCATGAGGTAGACCTCTTTTTTGAAATTCCATAACATAAATGTAACCTGCAACATTACCAAATATCTTACGCACATAGATGTCTTTCTTTAACTCAATAAGCTTTGAACGGAAAATTCGAGAGAGAAGATCGGGTCTATTATGTGATTCCTCAAAAGGTGATAATTCTCGTTCAATTTCGGGCCAACGTGGGTTGCACATAATGGTTAGGAATATATCCGGCTTTCCATAACGTTGTACAACCGTCATTGAACAAATATAACAGCGCCGGAAGTCACGATCACAGCCGATGAAGCTCGCGGACAGTATAAAACATGTACCAGTGTTACCACCACGTGTTTGACCAGCAGCGTAGCTATCAATAACACCTTGGTACAAATCAGCGCGAATCACATTTTGATTATTCCTTATGTAATCAAGTCGAATTGTCTCAATTTTGATATACATATCTACTATATACTGTTGGAGAAGTCCACTTCTTAATAATATCGAAGAGTTTGTTGGACGAATTTGTAAGCGATAGCAGTAGTACTCTCTACATGATACTTTTTTCTCCGATTCAGAAGTTCCTGCAACTGCAAGTAAAAATACGTTGTAGCCTCAGCATTAATGTAAAAACACAGAAAATAGATATGAAAGCATAAACCTTATTCTTCGTTATCAAGTAAATCTTCTACATTTTGTATAAGGACTTCATTTATTGGAAAAGTTGGGGGATCAGGACGACGTCTAGGGTTGCTACTAACTCGATAGATACGTCTATGCCATCCTGTTTCTCCGAAAGGAAATAAAAGGGATACTGTAAAGGATCATAGCAACCGTAGTAGTGTAATATTCTATGGCTTGTTCCAGAAGTTGCATATATGATGATTTCATGTCGAGGAGGTTCTGACGAATCTTCATCGTCAATCCAAATGGCAGCAACTTGCGATGTCGTAGGGGCGTTGTGAGTTCTTGCATCGGATCTGATTTTATTACAATTATACTCTCTTCGTCTATACCAACGTCCCTTACTGATCTAAAAAATTGCTGATAGGTCCAAATTATATACATTTTTACCCCAatatttagctccattttatatTTATTATGCACTAACTTTAGTGTTaatgagctaatatttgcttttTAGTTCCATTCGTATGTTTTGTCGTGTTTTGTAGGTAGATAAGATTTTAGGAGCTTAATTCTACAACATTTGCATGTACTACCAGCATGAGCTAAGTAGATAAGCTAAGGAAGAGAATGGACCAACATGGAAGATGTGCATGGACTAACAATGCCAAAATGATGGACCAAAATGTAGATGTACaacaaatacaaatgcaaaaTGAAGCCTACATTACAAGTCCACAAAATTCTACATAAGATGCTCAACTTAAGATGCTCTTAGGATTCTCATGGGATGTAAATTGAGTGATTAACCAAAGGCTTAAAGATGAGATTAATGGCTCACATGAGATTCTCTAGGCAATTACtcaagcaattaagagaaaatatttggggttgactCCTTGTATTTACCCTAAGTTTCACTcctcatttcctatataaagggtgtagacttcaacagtacacaccatctttctacacaatttctcataattctctctaagtttagtagttagattagtttagttattagtttagtttagtttagatttaatttatgttaattacatttcctatttacatttcaagttataaaacaatttacatttacaagttatttatattacaagtattgttcttccatttccatttccatttccatttccaattgcaaggtaatttctaattaatattttcattatgttttcatttatcattagtttaatttacatttccaccatgttagagtagtttcttttgtctagggaataaagggagtcatgcataaaaagtatttgtaaaatgttaaattaggttgatataatattgtctaattgtttctatcacatgtttgcaccttaatgtttaatctttgtttaaggccttactcatagattaagtttgttcattcgttctaaaagtcgagaggcatggaattgaattagactatgcatgtgtagtaggacgacctagtcatggacgagagtttttctaggacccggtctatggttgacactaatatcgtaaggtgggtgtctctaagcctaaacaattaacgttttatcaactcctatgtttaatttaagcatttacataattttcaTGTGTGGCCCGACTTCCCTAGACTCCTTttatcatttaatttattattttcTAATCATCAAACCAATCAACAAACCAATTCAAACGATAACCGACCTCAAggtaaaattcactccataacaactaattaacaactctcgtctctctgtggttcgacccctatgtACTACATTCATCtgttttgctagggtataaatattatctttgcataggtgtgcgatagcctatcaattgCGTGTAGGGATTAAGAGCTAAATTCTCATCAAAATACGTACAACATTCTGCTCAATATCTGCAGAAATCTGGAGTCTTTGCCATAATTCTTGGTCTGTATCTAAGAAATACAACTGTATATATCTAGGCCGTTGTTCATTTGGCAGGATATCATTAATGAAACGATATACTTGACCTTGGACTCTAAATGTATAGATCCCTCGATTTCTCTGCGCGAGTTCACGGTTTTTTTAACTCCAAAGGATGTAAAAGCGAAAGAACTATTGTATAACATAATATATTTTCTGAAATTTTGTGATGCTGCATCGTTTGATAGGAAGAACATGCGGAGGTCAGTTGGCATCAAATTCTGAGCAAGACATATATCTCTTTGGCAgcaacaaaagttttttgattCATTTTTGAAAAGTTTAGCGCCGCAGTGTGTACATAATGAAGGCAAAGGGAGAACGCGTGGATGATCCAGGGGGATTTGGAAAACCTTTAAATGTGTTAACAACATTTAAATAAAATTAGATGTGCAATGTGTAATTTGTCTGAAAAATATTTAAAATATTGGCAGAAACGAAGACGCTATATATATTTACTGGTAAAAATTTTTACCCTTTGGAGAAGTAGCTGAAGAAAGCGACCGATTTTTTTTTGGGGATGATTTGTACGGGAGCACGAAGCGATGTGCTTCAATAGATTCATGTTGTATAGCTTTTGAGGAGAAAATAAATACTCCAGGTAATATATCAACTAAAATATGTAAAACAAACAAACATAAGAActaaaatttaaagaaaaaggaaatataaTAATAAAGAAGACAGGAAATCTGTAATTACTGAAACAATATTAATGCATCAATCATTACAAATGAAGTTGTACATTATTAAGTTTTTTTTGTTTCCCTTTTTTTAAAAGTTTAAACAGAGTAATTTTAAGTCAAATTTAAGTCGAGTTTATTAGGCTATACAATTCTACAAACATAACATGTTAGTTAGTTAGATAGATAAAATTTAATAATATTTAAAAAATGTGAAATAGAACGAAATTGCTGAAAAAAGATTTAAGGCGTAAAACGTataatgttaaataattaagttaTATGAATGTAAAAAGAGTTTGCAAAAAATAGCAGACAAAGTAAaaaaatttctctttttttttaaaaaaaaatattatggaAGCATATGTAAACAAATTATCTATGACTTCTATattttttgtccttttttttcTCTATTGAAACTCTAACATAACAGGAAAATGAATTACTAAAGTAGGGTGTTAccggatttttgaaaaaaatgcATTTACGAAGGATATATTacagaatttaaaaaaaaaattactttctCTTATATAGGCATTACTAAGGCAATATTCATCATTAGATGAAGGATTACAGAATGTTATAAAAAATATCTACTTTCGCTTATATTGGCATTGCGAACGCAATGTTCATCATTAGATCAAGTATATAAAATTCTATTATATTTAAGAAAGTTGTTATGTGAAAGAAATTCTGAATTTgtggaaaaaaaatataaaaaaacaaTTGTGCAAAACGATATATAATATGTGAACTTTTAaatatttcttattactactatATCAAAAAAGTTAAATTTAAGTAAACGTCAAAGTGTAAGTGTATGCGTTTAATAAATTAGGGGAAGAAAATAATTTTGTGTTTTATTTACTTACAATTTAAAAAAAATGACATTGACATTgccaagaaaaaaaaattataaaaaaattcACAAACAAACTAATGTATTTAAATTTATATTCATTTTATAAAGGTATGCATATTTAAAATGAAGCGTCCATTGTTATATTTTCATTTTTTTGCCATTGAAAAGAAGTAATAAAATGTAAGAATGCGTGAAACAAAGTAAATCTAAAACTTTATGtaaatgaacaaaaaaaaaaatttacattcCTAAAGGAAAAAAATATTCGTTTTCTGTCTAAGGTaggacaatttttttttaaactaCGACTACCAATGTAGAGCTTTTATAGATAACATAAAATGGCAAATTTATTTATAGAGTTAGTAGTTGCCGGATGACAACATCTGTTTCTTTGGAAAATTTTTTGGTATAAAtattaaagtataaatgaaaATGCATAACGGCTAGAAAACGTACTGATATACAGGGggataaaaaaaatattatgtaGAAATGTCGCTACGATACAGTGCAAAGTTAGTGTCAATTATAAATATAACCtttttttcaaaaatattttttttcGTAATTCTTATATCCGAAGCAATAGGGCAATCTTTTATtttaaaaatagaaaaaaaaataacGAATTTGCTGTTTAATACATAATTTAACAGATTTATTAAgagtcgaattttttttttttaaaaaaagccattaaataataaaattacgCATAGTTATCAtgtacataattttttttatttgtgtttttaAACTAAGTAAATTTAAACGGTCGTAAATCGTAAATAGAAATTAAAaaaacaatttatataaccagTATAAGTAAAAGGCAAAGTCGAACTAATAAGATAAATCTATTACGTTTaaatgataaataaataatataaattcgTAATTGTAATTACACACATATCTGAATAATTTTGTAGAGATTTTGGAATTGTTTGACGACAAAAATATGTACAATTTGCATTAACAAATAAGATGGAGTACGTATAACTTTTATATTAAATATTGAATATCAATAATATCTGTAgccttttaattttattatttcagtttagttttttttttttttttttttacatttaaatGCGTAAACATTAAagtatacacacacacacacacacacacacacacaaaatcTCATAGcttcaacaaaaaaaaaggacGACGCGTAAGGAAAATATAACGCTTACACAGAAACGTTGGCACCTAGGTGAGTAATTTAACATGGTAACAATAGAAAGTTAGAATACAGTTACATCTAATTAATATGGTAATCCCATTAAACAAAAAATATTACTAAATAATGTAAAAAACAATCTTTCTCATACTAACCTTCAAATTCCCTTGAAAAGTTACAAAGTATTTCTTCTTTGTGTAGGTTGATCGTTTACCAGTTATTACCTGCAAAAGTTGTAGTTGTTATTCATGTACAGTACGAAAAAAAAATGTGAACATATAAATGAAGTTATAcgctataattttttttaattatatacTATATACATTATCTAAATACAATTTAAGTGAAAAGGAAAGCTATATTTAAATACAATTACATGCATATACTAACCCGAAATTATAGACAGACAACGTCGCGGTAACATGTACCTCTTCCTAACACTAACAGTATATACTAAACCATAAAAAAAATTACAGAATTTGGAAATACTTTTCAGATATAACAGAGACAGAAAATCTAGAGAGAAGAGAAATATTGTAAAGATATTTGCTGTAGTTATAAACCGAAGTGAATCTTAGGTACTTGGGTATTTAAACAAAGTATAGGTTGGAAGAAAAAATTTGGTTCCTTTATCTTcacagaaaaaaaaattaataaaaaccgaACAAATGTCCTACGCTTAGCTTAACATGCATATGTATGTCTATCAAACTACAGCTAAAATGAAGATAGTAACAAAACAAAATATGCATGTGTGTACATGTGTAGCAAAATTACAATTTTCACTCTATTTTCACCTTTTTCACTTTCTTTTCACTTGCATAGTATGTCAGAAGTTATTAATGCATACATATCCTTTAATTTTTTGCATTTCAGAGTGCCACAAGACAAGTGGCAGTAGACAACAAAAACCAAAATTGCTCTATTACAAAAAAATTGCGAAAATTAGACGGATAGAAATAAACAATTTCACATAAT
It includes:
- the LOC141589779 gene encoding uncharacterized protein LOC141589779, which translates into the protein MTAYSVCVTVRGSQLNNRWVVPYNPYLLAKYDCHLNVEICSTFKAVKYMYKYVYKGHDRVSFATLLYNQLPEFYVWHNRRKDKFWSRREKGFALGRLVYANPSEGERNYLRLLLSNIRGPKSFEDLRSVNGVLCGSFRESAYKRGLLEADNSIEHCLEEAVRYQMPSAFRRLFTTLLIYCKPKNPRLMWDKYYDSLLEDYAYNFPTQQHKVLQLTLANICCILESMGNSFNTFDFGNLKLDNIYLCHLKTKEIEEELNIPVSSEDIQVVNMLNDEQRIKGIICAAVASSGIAAANLAGGRTANYRFKIPLDIEQNQRSQISKQSSLAELIRACKLII
- the LOC141589778 gene encoding uncharacterized protein LOC141589778; its protein translation is MRAMRDPAFSDFVLRVGDGSPPYENGKDIKLPRPIVISETEENVLIDRLIAAVYPDIHLITANPSLITGRGEAFTYKSFDEAADVAMEQYPTKFLNTLQPSGLPPHELVLKRNCPVILLRNLDPTSGLYNGTQLICRAFARNVIDAEIVVEHHKGQRVFIARIPLQPSPTDKFPFHFIRKQFPIKLSFAMTINKSQGHTLNRVGIYLPRLVFSHGQLYVALSRATQSSDITVVVLPHCALTDSWRRSRNIGTEMPDVIFQEDIGDFKDILHEGHQYEIKNPFVKMIPEQFKFGNQNYQIQLRGGLHIIDLGPTETRRTYWVPVNSANENLERNDKIDLLGIAIYVQPLRQASSTLTGNE